Proteins encoded together in one Bradyrhizobium sp. CB82 window:
- a CDS encoding phosphoribosylanthranilate isomerase, with protein sequence MLTQIYEVATPAEAEAVSAIGVDHVGVLVGDGAFPRELPVQKAAAVMKMIRAPSVLSALFLSADVAVIERMARELDPPIVHLGASSELLTPDLVVALRKSLPRSRFMRSVPVTGPGALGVAQAYDGIVDWILLDSHRTGDAQIGAQGVTHDWSISRKIVERVRTPVILAGGLGPDNVKEAIRSVRPAGVDSKTKTDREGTHSKDLAKVEAFYRAATSD encoded by the coding sequence ATGCTGACGCAAATCTACGAAGTGGCGACACCTGCGGAAGCCGAGGCGGTTTCGGCAATCGGCGTGGATCATGTCGGCGTGCTCGTCGGCGACGGTGCCTTCCCTCGGGAGCTTCCGGTTCAGAAGGCGGCAGCCGTCATGAAGATGATCCGGGCGCCGTCCGTACTCTCCGCGCTGTTTCTCTCGGCGGATGTCGCTGTTATCGAACGGATGGCACGGGAGCTTGATCCGCCCATCGTCCATCTTGGCGCTTCAAGCGAATTGCTAACGCCCGATCTCGTCGTGGCGCTGCGAAAGTCTCTGCCAAGGAGCAGATTCATGCGGAGCGTACCTGTCACGGGACCTGGGGCGCTAGGTGTGGCGCAAGCATATGACGGTATTGTCGACTGGATCCTGCTTGACAGTCATCGCACGGGTGATGCGCAAATCGGCGCGCAGGGCGTGACGCATGACTGGAGCATCAGTCGAAAGATCGTGGAACGTGTTCGCACCCCGGTCATACTGGCTGGTGGCCTCGGACCAGACAATGTCAAAGAAGCCATTCGGTCGGTGCGGCCTGCCGGTGTTGATTCGAAAACAAAAACCGATCGAGAGGGCACTCACTCCAAGGACCTGGCGAAGGTAGAAGCGTTCTATCGCGCTGCGACGAGCGACTAG
- a CDS encoding methyltransferase domain-containing protein, with protein sequence MPPTFKNRRRATQVVAFSGNCAPVMALAHAATLVVALAASHTYAADIDYLAPPGVAAKEFPSPQRPVARIVSPRRSAEEHRDALDEAGQIARLLELKPGMTVGDIGAGSGYHTVRLSYLVGAAGSVVAQDVRRDYLIELARRTELLKLTNVKFALGDPHDPRLPAASLDAAILVHMYHEIAEPYAFLYNLTPALKPGARVGIVDLELPTSKHGTPIELLRCELTAVGYRAIATYKLAGDGGYLAIFSPPEVADRKSPWDIVACGDRPGTR encoded by the coding sequence TTGCCGCCGACCTTCAAAAATAGACGAAGGGCCACGCAGGTGGTGGCCTTTTCAGGCAACTGCGCGCCCGTGATGGCACTAGCCCACGCAGCGACGCTAGTTGTTGCGCTTGCGGCATCTCACACATACGCCGCTGACATTGATTATCTGGCTCCCCCCGGAGTTGCGGCAAAAGAGTTTCCCTCACCTCAGCGCCCCGTTGCACGGATTGTCAGCCCACGCCGCTCCGCCGAAGAGCACCGCGACGCCCTGGATGAGGCCGGTCAAATCGCCCGTCTTCTTGAATTGAAGCCAGGCATGACGGTCGGCGACATTGGCGCAGGCAGTGGCTACCACACGGTCAGGCTTTCTTATCTGGTCGGGGCCGCCGGCTCCGTGGTTGCCCAGGACGTCAGGCGGGATTACCTCATCGAGCTTGCCAGGAGAACGGAACTCCTGAAGTTGACGAACGTCAAATTTGCGCTTGGTGACCCACACGATCCGCGCCTCCCAGCTGCCTCGCTGGACGCCGCGATCCTCGTGCACATGTATCACGAGATCGCCGAGCCCTATGCCTTCCTCTACAATCTCACGCCCGCCTTGAAGCCGGGTGCACGGGTCGGAATTGTCGACCTCGAGCTTCCGACGTCGAAGCATGGCACCCCAATTGAGCTCTTGCGCTGCGAACTGACCGCCGTCGGCTATCGCGCGATCGCCACGTACAAGCTCGCAGGGGACGGCGGATACCTGGCGATATTCTCTCCGCCGGAGGTCGCGGATCGAAAATCGCCCTGGGACATCGTTGCCTGTGGGGATCGGCCCGGCACGCGCTGA
- a CDS encoding DEAD/DEAH box helicase: MERLPVLASWSRAVLRLKVGAAFSEKELRARLEALGYDLDEEADYPGAALFHGKTFEIFPAGALGPFRVEHSGRSISRIVAFDPLQHDIVFETKELLIDPMSERLAFGNKRGKRSTLLDYCGQAKWIADAGVLAHADAWLSTIEEAAGRSDREREYLGRREWKQWTRRMSVLPQKAPFSPTPDFSKVAKPRKALRAFLDETRRTGSRLIFVAAQEEDLRAMERMSGVKAERFPSWNEAMAGRNREIALLTDFDAGFVAPGRKPLVVVTASDVLGSRAHHPQPMARSWNSAFDHADVPQQGAVVVHLQRGLAVLDGLQTVAMGRESSREMIRLAFAGDDAVLVPPADLALIWPYASERGGLTLDKADGSTWWGRRTEAEQEIQAAGRQLSKHISQRRRRRAPKLLPPGPDYERFVARFPYFTTIDQAKAIRDVLDDLASGHPMDRVICGDVGFGKTEVALRAAAAVVLSGKQVAIAVPTSVLARQHVATFRKRFSPFGIDVGNLSRAGSASETRQVKEGLKSGKLKIVVGTQALSSKDVRFADLGLVIIDEEQHFGAAEKARLSELARGAHSLWMSATPIPRTLAAGLAGFRDLSVIASPPVQRLPVVTKVAPLSDAAIAAALLREQRRHGQSFLICPRIQDLDPMLARVQAIALELRIVCLHGKLPGDEIDDRMMRFVEGAADVLLATNIVESGLDIPRANTMVICWPERFGLAQLHQLRGRVGRSGIRAFAYLLTDSGSERSEKRLAVLEEFNRPGAGFAISARDLDLRGAGDVLSERQSGHVQVFGPVLYSHLLKLASEKANDRTADLWVPDLNVPVAELLPATYVQSEAVRLEIYARAARCRNEDELDDLEEETSRRFGKLPAAASAFFAMARFRIECRRRGIVRLDAGPEAVAATFLPGRLRKSRGRSLQRDGDRVVSVSQGRDGPLAKVEEFLDLLDE; encoded by the coding sequence ATGGAGCGCCTGCCTGTGCTGGCGAGTTGGTCCCGCGCCGTTCTCCGATTGAAGGTGGGGGCAGCGTTTTCAGAAAAAGAGCTTCGGGCGCGGCTTGAAGCGCTCGGATACGACCTCGATGAAGAGGCCGACTATCCCGGGGCCGCGCTGTTCCACGGGAAGACCTTCGAGATTTTTCCCGCCGGCGCCCTCGGGCCCTTCAGGGTAGAACATTCCGGTCGGTCGATAAGTCGGATCGTGGCGTTCGATCCCTTGCAGCATGACATCGTTTTCGAGACCAAGGAGCTTCTGATCGACCCGATGTCGGAGCGGCTGGCGTTCGGGAATAAGCGCGGAAAACGGTCGACCCTGCTCGACTATTGCGGGCAGGCCAAGTGGATCGCGGATGCCGGCGTTCTCGCCCATGCCGATGCCTGGCTGAGCACGATCGAGGAGGCTGCTGGTCGCTCCGACAGAGAGCGCGAATACCTCGGGCGGCGCGAATGGAAGCAGTGGACCAGGCGTATGAGCGTGCTGCCCCAAAAAGCTCCTTTCAGTCCCACGCCGGATTTTTCGAAGGTTGCAAAGCCGAGGAAGGCTCTCCGCGCGTTTCTCGACGAAACGCGACGCACTGGTTCGCGACTCATTTTCGTTGCGGCGCAGGAGGAGGACCTGCGTGCCATGGAGCGTATGAGCGGAGTCAAGGCGGAGCGCTTTCCCAGCTGGAACGAGGCCATGGCGGGACGCAATCGCGAGATCGCACTTCTGACTGATTTCGATGCCGGTTTTGTCGCGCCTGGTCGAAAACCTCTTGTCGTCGTGACAGCTTCCGATGTGCTCGGCAGCAGGGCTCATCATCCGCAGCCGATGGCCAGAAGTTGGAATTCGGCTTTCGACCACGCAGATGTGCCGCAGCAGGGTGCAGTCGTCGTTCATCTGCAGCGCGGACTGGCCGTGCTCGACGGACTGCAGACCGTGGCAATGGGCCGCGAGTCGTCGCGCGAAATGATCAGGCTCGCATTTGCGGGAGACGATGCCGTTCTCGTTCCGCCTGCCGATCTGGCGCTTATCTGGCCATACGCATCGGAGCGCGGCGGGCTGACACTGGATAAAGCCGACGGAAGTACGTGGTGGGGTCGGCGCACTGAGGCGGAGCAAGAAATTCAAGCCGCCGGAAGGCAGCTCTCCAAGCACATCAGTCAGCGGCGTCGCCGGCGGGCTCCGAAGCTTCTGCCTCCTGGGCCCGACTACGAGAGGTTCGTCGCTCGTTTCCCCTATTTCACGACGATCGATCAAGCGAAGGCCATTCGGGACGTTCTGGATGATCTTGCGTCCGGCCACCCCATGGACAGGGTCATTTGCGGCGACGTCGGCTTCGGTAAGACCGAGGTGGCGCTACGGGCAGCGGCCGCCGTCGTATTATCCGGCAAGCAGGTCGCGATCGCCGTGCCGACCAGCGTATTGGCAAGGCAGCATGTCGCGACCTTCCGCAAGCGCTTCTCTCCGTTCGGGATCGACGTGGGAAACCTGTCGAGGGCCGGCTCGGCCTCGGAAACAAGGCAAGTGAAAGAGGGGTTGAAGAGCGGAAAGCTGAAGATCGTGGTCGGAACGCAGGCGCTCTCCTCGAAGGATGTGCGATTCGCCGACCTCGGCTTGGTCATCATCGACGAGGAACAGCATTTTGGCGCGGCGGAGAAGGCAAGGCTATCCGAACTAGCCAGGGGGGCCCATTCCCTTTGGATGAGTGCGACGCCCATACCGCGGACTCTCGCGGCAGGCCTTGCGGGCTTTAGGGATCTCAGCGTTATCGCCTCTCCGCCCGTTCAACGACTTCCAGTCGTCACGAAGGTTGCGCCGCTGTCGGATGCCGCCATTGCTGCGGCATTGCTGCGCGAGCAAAGGCGCCACGGGCAGAGCTTCCTCATTTGTCCGCGCATTCAGGATCTCGACCCGATGCTGGCGCGAGTGCAGGCGATTGCCCTGGAGCTCCGCATCGTCTGTCTTCACGGGAAGCTGCCCGGTGACGAAATTGACGACCGGATGATGAGATTCGTCGAAGGCGCGGCGGACGTTCTGCTTGCGACCAACATCGTGGAAAGCGGGCTCGATATCCCGCGTGCGAATACGATGGTGATCTGTTGGCCCGAAAGGTTCGGCCTTGCGCAGCTTCATCAGCTCAGGGGAAGGGTCGGACGCAGCGGGATACGTGCGTTTGCGTATTTGCTGACCGACTCGGGTTCGGAGCGATCCGAGAAGCGGTTGGCCGTTCTGGAGGAGTTCAACAGGCCGGGCGCAGGTTTTGCCATCAGTGCGCGGGACCTGGACCTCAGAGGAGCGGGAGACGTGCTTTCGGAGCGGCAGTCGGGCCATGTGCAGGTCTTCGGACCCGTGCTCTACAGTCACCTTCTGAAATTGGCCTCGGAGAAGGCTAACGATAGGACAGCCGATCTCTGGGTGCCCGATCTGAATGTGCCGGTCGCCGAATTGTTGCCGGCGACTTACGTGCAATCGGAGGCGGTTCGGCTGGAAATCTACGCCCGGGCGGCCCGGTGCCGAAACGAAGACGAGCTGGACGACCTGGAGGAGGAGACTTCCCGCCGCTTTGGCAAATTGCCGGCGGCGGCCAGCGCTTTCTTTGCGATGGCAAGGTTCAGGATCGAATGTAGGCGGCGGGGAATCGTGAGGCTCGATGCCGGACCTGAGGCCGTGGCTGCAACATTCCTGCCCGGACGACTGCGCAAGTCCAGGGGGCGATCGCTGCAGCGCGATGGCGATCGGGTCGTCTCTGTCAGCCAAGGACGCGATGGACCGCTTGCAAAGGTCGAAGAATTCCTCGACCTCCTGGACGAGTGA
- a CDS encoding metallophosphoesterase family protein — MALYGILGDIHGNREALIAALTAIDSYGPERLLCIGDIIGYNADSDECTAILRERGVVSIAGNHDLIGIGILGFERCSNKAMHALKRTRCSLQPGTVEYLSSLPLSLPVEDRAVLVHGGVRDVQQYMIGTHHIAENVAYLRADLPGRKICFYGHVHQQKVFEIGKGGDIRELPANGVVKLDPDREYFINPGSLDASRKPQPKLAEFALFDSVVLTVEFLRVSYDDALTEAKAAMAGYRTGFWRDRYYSLRRKLLGRS; from the coding sequence ATGGCTCTCTATGGCATCCTAGGCGACATCCACGGCAATCGCGAGGCCCTGATCGCGGCTCTTACGGCGATCGATTCTTACGGTCCCGAACGGCTCCTTTGTATCGGTGACATCATTGGCTATAACGCAGACTCCGATGAATGCACTGCCATCTTGCGCGAGCGCGGGGTGGTCTCGATCGCAGGCAATCACGATCTCATCGGCATCGGCATCCTTGGTTTTGAGCGCTGCTCGAACAAGGCAATGCATGCGCTCAAGCGCACGCGCTGCTCGCTCCAGCCCGGCACCGTCGAGTACCTGAGTTCGCTGCCGCTAAGCCTTCCTGTCGAGGATCGTGCAGTCTTGGTTCATGGCGGCGTGCGCGACGTGCAGCAGTATATGATCGGCACTCACCATATCGCGGAGAATGTTGCTTACCTTCGCGCGGATCTTCCGGGCCGCAAGATTTGCTTCTACGGTCATGTGCACCAGCAAAAAGTCTTCGAGATCGGGAAGGGTGGAGACATCCGCGAGCTTCCTGCGAACGGAGTCGTGAAATTGGATCCCGATCGCGAATATTTCATCAACCCAGGATCGCTGGACGCGTCACGCAAGCCTCAACCGAAATTGGCCGAGTTTGCACTATTCGACAGCGTCGTGCTGACCGTCGAGTTCCTGCGCGTGTCGTATGATGACGCTCTGACGGAAGCGAAGGCCGCCATGGCCGGATACCGTACCGGATTTTGGCGTGATCGGTATTACAGCTTGCGGCGCAAGCTCCTCGGCCGTTCGTGA
- a CDS encoding TadE/TadG family type IV pilus assembly protein: protein MTFTTIWRDNRAASALEFALTAPVFFLFIFGIIEFGLLFWTQLGLQHGTEMAARCATVNPTLCPSSDAIAGYAAQQAFGLSLPAQTFTYSTPTCGNQVSASYAFQFPQVLNLSPLTLTAQACFPS, encoded by the coding sequence GTGACGTTCACGACGATATGGCGAGACAATCGAGCGGCGTCAGCGCTGGAATTTGCTCTGACCGCTCCGGTTTTCTTTTTATTCATATTTGGAATCATCGAGTTCGGGCTGCTGTTTTGGACCCAGCTCGGCCTGCAACATGGGACGGAAATGGCGGCACGCTGCGCGACCGTCAATCCAACGCTTTGCCCGAGCAGCGACGCTATTGCCGGTTACGCCGCCCAGCAGGCGTTCGGCCTCAGTCTCCCGGCGCAGACATTCACCTACTCCACGCCAACATGCGGCAATCAGGTGAGCGCCAGTTATGCGTTTCAGTTTCCGCAAGTGCTCAATCTCTCGCCACTAACGTTGACGGCCCAGGCGTGCTTTCCTAGTTGA
- a CDS encoding GNAT family N-acetyltransferase produces MDQVGSYGVEFARDWAEASARWGDGGDATVFQHKHWLNAWYCAFDAAPLIAFIVDAAARRDIALVPLVWGRRHGVRVVEFADLGCSDYNAPILASDAPRDSASLRAMDSALLTALRALPERPDLIHLVKMPLEIRGRPNPLATNGRATACPLNGNLVEFTDDFEDYRASIAKIQLSRRWRVFTRNPGARFEIVVNVDEALRILDVMDRQQNKRMKELGERFVLDEPRNAKFYRDVVRRGLEDGYAVVSALFCGDEVVATTLGLRHGADYSLVRSSNAGGPWSNCSPSLLCIERTMAAQHRQGVRHFDLSIGNSDYKRRFGARPIPMTDVSIALSWRGMPDVLADRAVRELRRHPRAFAAAKRLRNACGGASRPAVSYATISPTYSRAPFNSGCRGLVPMSLEPTSSLSTLAITERSYRATIVPASVIVVMIISEAAWLVGLCWLTILLSRFAFS; encoded by the coding sequence ATGGACCAGGTCGGGTCGTACGGTGTGGAGTTCGCCCGCGATTGGGCTGAAGCCTCCGCGCGCTGGGGCGACGGCGGCGATGCCACGGTCTTCCAGCACAAGCACTGGCTCAATGCGTGGTACTGCGCCTTCGACGCTGCTCCCCTGATCGCCTTCATCGTGGATGCCGCAGCGCGGCGCGACATCGCGCTCGTTCCGCTGGTGTGGGGCAGACGCCACGGCGTGCGCGTCGTCGAGTTCGCCGATCTTGGCTGTAGCGATTACAACGCTCCGATACTGGCGTCCGACGCGCCGCGCGATTCCGCGAGCCTGCGCGCCATGGATTCCGCGTTGCTGACGGCGTTGCGCGCCTTGCCCGAGCGCCCCGACCTAATCCACTTGGTGAAGATGCCGCTCGAGATCCGTGGGCGTCCCAACCCGCTGGCGACGAACGGGCGGGCGACTGCCTGCCCGTTGAACGGCAACCTCGTCGAGTTCACCGATGATTTCGAGGACTATCGTGCCTCGATCGCCAAGATACAGTTGTCGCGCCGCTGGCGCGTCTTCACCCGCAATCCCGGAGCCAGGTTCGAGATCGTCGTCAACGTCGACGAGGCGCTGCGGATTCTCGACGTGATGGATCGCCAGCAGAACAAGCGCATGAAGGAGTTGGGAGAGAGGTTCGTACTCGACGAACCCCGCAACGCGAAGTTCTATCGCGACGTCGTCCGCCGCGGACTCGAAGACGGCTACGCCGTGGTTTCGGCACTTTTCTGCGGCGATGAGGTCGTGGCCACCACACTGGGACTGAGGCACGGCGCGGACTATTCCTTGGTGCGCAGTTCCAACGCCGGGGGGCCATGGTCGAACTGCTCGCCGAGTCTGCTTTGCATCGAACGGACGATGGCGGCCCAGCACAGGCAAGGCGTGCGGCACTTCGATCTCAGCATCGGCAACAGCGATTACAAACGGCGTTTCGGCGCGAGGCCGATCCCTATGACGGATGTCAGCATCGCACTGTCCTGGCGCGGCATGCCTGACGTGCTCGCCGACCGCGCCGTGCGGGAGCTGCGGCGCCATCCGCGCGCTTTCGCCGCGGCCAAGCGGCTTCGCAACGCATGTGGCGGCGCATCGCGGCCTGCAGTTTCGTATGCGACGATCTCTCCCACATATAGCCGAGCGCCGTTCAACTCCGGTTGCCGAGGGCTCGTTCCCATGTCTCTCGAACCAACGTCGAGCCTAAGCACTCTCGCTATTACCGAGCGGTCCTACAGAGCAACGATTGTGCCGGCCTCTGTCATTGTGGTTATGATCATTTCGGAGGCGGCGTGGCTAGTTGGACTCTGCTGGCTGACGATCCTCCTAAGCCGTTTCGCTTTCAGTTAG
- a CDS encoding TadE/TadG family type IV pilus assembly protein, with translation MQMKKSLSENRGRLPYVLRRYVRAAVGDPSGAAAIEFGIMIPLLSLMVVSVADIGLAVYRKMQVEEAAQAGAQYAIARGFDTSGISSAVTSATNSTAITASPAPVQFCGCPTSGGVSSVGCGTVCPGGAQAGTYTTVSAQATYSTLINYQIVAATYTYNAQSTARLQ, from the coding sequence ATGCAAATGAAAAAGTCATTATCCGAGAACCGAGGTCGATTACCTTATGTCTTGCGTCGGTACGTCCGCGCGGCAGTCGGCGATCCAAGCGGCGCAGCCGCCATCGAATTCGGCATCATGATCCCGTTATTGTCTCTGATGGTCGTCTCGGTGGCTGATATTGGGCTCGCGGTCTATCGCAAGATGCAGGTCGAGGAGGCGGCGCAGGCGGGAGCGCAATATGCCATTGCGCGCGGCTTTGATACGAGCGGAATCTCCAGCGCGGTAACGAGCGCAACGAATTCCACAGCCATCACGGCATCACCTGCGCCCGTTCAGTTTTGCGGCTGCCCAACAAGCGGTGGAGTTAGCAGTGTTGGCTGCGGTACGGTTTGCCCGGGCGGCGCGCAGGCCGGAACATATACGACGGTCTCGGCGCAGGCGACGTACTCTACTCTGATCAACTATCAGATCGTCGCCGCCACCTACACCTACAACGCTCAATCCACTGCGAGGCTGCAGTGA
- a CDS encoding branched-chain amino acid ABC transporter substrate-binding protein, whose amino-acid sequence MTGRRGALPLLVSLLVLPVAVAAPAVAQLAGRDVEIGIGGPLTTTSAGFGVEMKQAVELAVDERNDAGGVAGARVTAVAADDKADAETGKAIAKRFCDDPAILGVIGHVNSGVAIATGKIYADCGLAVITPMASNPKVTESGFATIFRLTNRDDRKGPGLARYLMRKMGKTRALVVDDGTPYGIGLADQFVAGFGDGGTVVARKSVQVGEKDFSDFVRSFPADFDVLFFAGIREGALILKQMRAQGLTQLFACGDGCWDTKAFIQAAEGAATQAEGVRVLSAAPAIGTVPGSFEFGARYTAKYGPINNYAASSYDSGRVLMAAIAEAAKEKQGLPTRADVVAALRKLTFQGIAYAKPVQWTEKGDNKSAVIFVNAVEGDHFKQVDQIDE is encoded by the coding sequence ATGACCGGTCGTCGCGGCGCTCTCCCCTTGCTCGTCTCATTGCTTGTCCTGCCTGTCGCGGTCGCAGCACCAGCCGTCGCGCAGCTGGCTGGCAGGGATGTCGAGATCGGCATCGGCGGGCCGTTGACGACGACCTCGGCCGGCTTCGGCGTCGAGATGAAACAGGCGGTGGAACTCGCCGTCGATGAACGCAACGACGCGGGCGGCGTCGCGGGCGCCAGGGTCACGGCCGTGGCTGCCGACGACAAGGCGGACGCGGAGACCGGAAAGGCTATCGCGAAGCGTTTCTGCGACGATCCGGCGATCCTCGGCGTGATCGGACATGTCAATAGCGGCGTGGCCATCGCCACCGGCAAGATCTACGCCGACTGCGGCCTTGCCGTCATCACGCCGATGGCATCGAACCCGAAGGTGACGGAAAGCGGCTTTGCCACCATCTTCCGCCTGACCAACCGTGACGACAGGAAAGGGCCAGGTCTGGCGCGCTACCTGATGCGGAAGATGGGCAAGACACGCGCGCTCGTGGTCGACGACGGAACGCCTTACGGCATAGGCCTCGCCGACCAGTTCGTGGCGGGTTTTGGCGACGGCGGCACGGTGGTCGCGCGCAAATCCGTACAGGTCGGGGAGAAGGACTTCTCCGATTTCGTGAGGTCGTTCCCTGCGGATTTCGACGTGCTGTTCTTTGCCGGCATTCGCGAAGGCGCGCTGATCCTCAAGCAGATGCGGGCGCAAGGATTGACGCAATTGTTCGCCTGCGGCGACGGATGCTGGGACACCAAGGCCTTCATTCAGGCCGCCGAAGGGGCCGCGACGCAAGCGGAAGGTGTTCGCGTTCTCTCCGCCGCACCCGCCATCGGCACCGTTCCCGGATCGTTCGAGTTCGGCGCCAGGTACACGGCGAAGTACGGACCGATCAACAACTATGCAGCGAGCTCCTACGACTCGGGCCGTGTCCTGATGGCTGCGATCGCCGAGGCCGCCAAGGAAAAGCAAGGCCTCCCGACACGCGCCGACGTCGTGGCAGCGCTGCGCAAGCTGACATTCCAGGGCATCGCCTACGCCAAGCCGGTGCAATGGACGGAGAAGGGCGACAACAAGTCAGCCGTGATCTTTGTCAACGCGGTCGAGGGCGACCACTTCAAGCAGGTCGACCAGATCGACGAGTGA
- a CDS encoding CGNR zinc finger domain-containing protein, translated as MNADRRIKTPLLLPSRAGSLDLVGGELAWDFTNTTSAHGSPARQEHLRGFDTLMQWVEHARVMPPADCAYARAALAGHPRRAQRIFERAIELRELIWTIGTALAEQRPVAGKLIASLSAAHSANLGHAEIKMRFGSYIWVWDPRRDIAAAILGPITLSALTLLMEKDLLRTKRCAGQECGWLFFDTTKNNRRRWCEMRVCGNRAKVRAARHRQRLARKS; from the coding sequence ATGAACGCTGATCGCAGGATCAAGACCCCGCTTCTGCTACCCTCGCGCGCCGGCAGTCTCGATCTCGTCGGCGGCGAGCTGGCATGGGATTTCACGAATACGACGTCGGCGCACGGCTCTCCCGCGAGACAAGAGCACCTGAGAGGCTTCGACACGCTCATGCAGTGGGTCGAGCACGCGCGCGTGATGCCGCCCGCCGATTGCGCCTATGCGCGTGCCGCGCTCGCCGGCCATCCGCGTCGGGCGCAACGCATCTTCGAGCGCGCGATCGAGCTGCGGGAGTTGATCTGGACGATCGGGACTGCGCTTGCCGAGCAGAGGCCGGTCGCGGGAAAGCTGATCGCGTCGCTATCGGCCGCCCACTCTGCAAACCTCGGCCACGCCGAGATCAAGATGCGCTTTGGCAGCTACATCTGGGTCTGGGACCCGCGTCGCGACATTGCCGCGGCCATTCTGGGCCCCATCACGCTCTCAGCCTTGACGCTGTTGATGGAGAAGGACCTCTTGCGTACCAAGCGATGCGCGGGCCAGGAATGCGGCTGGCTGTTCTTCGACACGACCAAGAACAATCGCCGCCGTTGGTGCGAGATGCGGGTTTGCGGCAACCGCGCGAAGGTGCGCGCCGCCCGGCATCGGCAAAGACTGGCTCGAAAGAGCTGA
- a CDS encoding pilus assembly protein TadG-related protein yields MSLRKICSRSFSVSQHLSRSGASPRLRQTSLFQQFIRDQSGSYVILSALLMPVLVGTAGLGTEVGWWYYKHKNMQSAADSGAVSAATAVTASGDLTSEANAVTANYGYANAVNNVTVVVNQPPKTGNYTSNTQAVEVVVSQPQQRLLSSLFGSDPVLITARAVALPNSGTGCVLALNSSASPAVNVGGSNQLNLIKCNLYSNSGASPSLNVAGSASVSANQVGVVGDVSGASNITATNGIRTHMRAVADPYANVVPPSEPSCDNKKYTINANGKTNSLSPGCYSGGITVNAGATLSLSPGIYYLDGANLSVAGNATITGTGVTLVFTGSGSNWGTASIGSNAIIDLTAPTTGSTKGIVMYGDRNMPAGTAFNLTGGGTQNFGGAIYLPKANLSFSGGNGTSTSCTKIIADTLTFTGTSNLQVNCSALGTAAIGSQTAQLVE; encoded by the coding sequence ATGAGCCTCAGGAAGATCTGCAGCCGCTCCTTCAGTGTTTCACAACACCTGTCGCGCAGTGGAGCGAGTCCGCGCCTGCGCCAGACCAGTTTGTTTCAACAGTTCATTCGAGACCAGTCCGGCAGCTACGTGATCCTGTCCGCGCTGTTGATGCCTGTTTTGGTCGGCACAGCCGGCCTCGGCACCGAGGTTGGATGGTGGTACTACAAGCATAAGAATATGCAGAGTGCCGCCGACTCAGGCGCGGTGAGTGCGGCAACAGCCGTAACTGCGAGCGGCGACCTGACCTCCGAAGCCAATGCCGTGACAGCGAACTATGGCTACGCGAATGCCGTGAACAACGTCACCGTTGTGGTCAACCAACCGCCGAAGACGGGCAACTATACCTCGAACACCCAGGCAGTCGAAGTCGTGGTGAGCCAGCCGCAACAGCGGCTGCTATCGTCGCTGTTCGGCTCAGATCCTGTGCTCATCACCGCGCGTGCGGTCGCCCTACCCAATTCCGGGACAGGCTGCGTACTCGCGCTCAATTCGAGCGCGAGCCCGGCCGTGAACGTGGGCGGAAGCAATCAACTCAATCTGATCAAGTGCAACCTCTACAGCAACTCCGGCGCGAGCCCGTCCCTCAACGTTGCCGGCAGCGCCTCCGTTTCCGCTAATCAGGTCGGAGTGGTTGGCGACGTCTCCGGCGCGAGCAACATCACCGCGACCAACGGCATCCGGACCCACATGCGGGCGGTCGCCGATCCCTATGCAAACGTAGTTCCACCCTCGGAGCCGAGCTGCGACAACAAGAAGTACACGATCAACGCCAATGGGAAGACCAACTCCCTCAGCCCTGGCTGCTACAGTGGCGGCATCACCGTCAATGCTGGAGCCACTCTAAGCCTAAGCCCGGGCATCTATTACCTGGACGGCGCTAATTTAAGCGTCGCCGGTAACGCGACGATTACGGGCACTGGCGTGACGCTGGTCTTTACGGGGTCGGGCAGCAACTGGGGCACGGCCTCGATCGGCAGCAACGCGATCATCGATTTGACGGCGCCGACCACCGGCTCCACCAAGGGGATCGTCATGTACGGCGACCGCAACATGCCTGCGGGAACGGCCTTTAATCTCACGGGCGGCGGCACCCAAAACTTCGGCGGCGCGATCTACCTGCCAAAAGCCAATCTTAGCTTCAGCGGCGGCAACGGCACGAGTACCTCCTGCACCAAGATCATCGCGGATACCCTGACATTCACCGGCACGTCGAATCTTCAGGTCAATTGTTCCGCACTCGGCACTGCGGCGATCGGCTCGCAGACCGCGCAACTCGTCGAATGA